The sequence CAACAGCAGCCCGAAACCACAAACGGAGACCTCTGCTGGAAAACGCCGCCAGGCCTCCCTTTTTTCCCAGATCATGTAAGCGATAACCAAGGGAACAAGATAACAGTAGCTGTAATCTTCACTCCCCCAGCCTTTCACCATGTGCTTGAGGCCATCATAAAAGAGCAGGGTTACCAGACCCGCGTAGACCAACGCCGCGCCCCAAACCATCACCGACCTCCCAAAACACAACTGCGTTCAATCGCCATTGGAAAATTATCTTTTTTTTGGGGAAAACACCCCGCCAGTATCAGGCGGCAAGTGCCGGCTCCAAAAGCTCTTCCCCTGGAGTTTGCAACCTTAATGCGCCGATTTCCGACCAAAAGCAACCAAAGTTCCCAGCAATCAGGCGCAGACCGGACACCATGATCGTCGGCCCGTCTTTTATACGCATTAAGCCCGAAAAAAGTCAACGATCAGGATTACCGACAGCCGAACCTAGTCCGGCCGCACTATCCGGCTGATTTCAAGCAGGCGTACCATTTTAAGTTTGCATTTAAAAAATTCCTATGCTAAAGGCTCCCTTTTGGATCTGTCGGCAACCGGTCGACAGTAAATTTGAGCAAAAAACCAAGGACCTTGAAACAGCCGCATTCCCCGGCTTCAGGGCTCCGACAGGGGGTCTGGTTTCCCGCCCGCGACTCATGAACGGAGAAAAAACAGTTGTGAGTTCGCACTTCAAAAGGATTCATCAGACCGGAAACTTTAACTAGGGGGTATAATTTAAACCAATGACAGAAAACCAACTCACCAACGGCAATGAACAGGAAGATCCGTCAATGGCGACGGTAATGGACGAAAACCTTGACCTGCAAAACGATCCCGATGAGGAAGACCTCGACCAGGAAGACTTCGATGACGATTTTGCTGCCATGTTCGAAGAAAGCATCAAGGGCAAAGACGTAAAGGTCGGAGGCCTGGTCACCGGAACCGTTGTTCTGGTGACTGATAACGATGTCGTTATCGATATCGGCTACAAGTCGGAAGGTCACATTCCAATCAACCAGTTCAAGGATCCCAATGGCCGCTGCACGGTTGCTGCAGGTGACGAGATAGATGTTTTCCTGGAACGTTACGAAGACGAACACGGCAATATTCAACTCTCCCGCACCAAAGCTGAGAGAATGAAGGTCTGGGACGACATCAAACGGATAGCCGACGAAAACGGAACCATTGAAGGGGAAGTCACCAGCAAAGTCAAGGGTGGCCTTTCCGTCGATATCGGGGTAGCGGCTTTTCTCCCGGGATCACAGATTGACCTGAAACCGGTTCGCAACCTTGATAAGCTGATTGGCGAACGTTACGAATTCAGAATCCTCAAGCACAATCAGAAACGCAACAATGTCGTAATCTCACGCCGGGCTGTGCTTGAAGAATCCCGCGAGAAAATGAGAGAGCAGCTCCTTGACAAGCTTCAGGAAGGGGTGATTGTTGATGGCGTGGTCAAAAATATCACCGACTATGGCGCCTTCATCGACCTCGGCGGTCTCGATGGACTCCTGCACATTACCGATATTTCCTGGGGCCGGGTTAACCATCCCAGCGAACGCATCACCGTCGGCGAAACCATTAAAGTCAAAATCATCAAGTATGACCAGGAGCGGCAGCGGGTTTCCCTGGGCATCAAACAGCTGAAAGAAGACCCCTGGACCAAGGCGGCGGAAAATTATCCGGTCGGCACCAAAGTCACCGGCAAGGTTATCAGCATCAAAGATTACGGCGCCTTCGTTGAAAT is a genomic window of Pseudomonadota bacterium containing:
- a CDS encoding 30S ribosomal protein S1, with translation MTENQLTNGNEQEDPSMATVMDENLDLQNDPDEEDLDQEDFDDDFAAMFEESIKGKDVKVGGLVTGTVVLVTDNDVVIDIGYKSEGHIPINQFKDPNGRCTVAAGDEIDVFLERYEDEHGNIQLSRTKAERMKVWDDIKRIADENGTIEGEVTSKVKGGLSVDIGVAAFLPGSQIDLKPVRNLDKLIGERYEFRILKHNQKRNNVVISRRAVLEESREKMREQLLDKLQEGVIVDGVVKNITDYGAFIDLGGLDGLLHITDISWGRVNHPSERITVGETIKVKIIKYDQERQRVSLGIKQLKEDPWTKAAENYPVGTKVTGKVISIKDYGAFVEIEEGIESLVHVSEMSWTKKIKHPTQIVNVGDEIEAVVLSIDPDKRRISLGMKQVEPNPWDSLIDKYPVGTKIEGEIKNITDFGLFVGIENDIDGLVHISDISWSKRLKHPGEIYKKGETIQAVVLNLDTANQRFSLGIKQLNEDPWKNISEKLMSNDHVTGTITNITDFGAFVELEDGVEGLVHISEITSDKEKKADEMLKVGDTVTAKVLNINNEDRKIGLSIKAYLEEKEKMESGEYITESFQKGKVSFGELLQQATDSRRENNQGGNEEDEKNEA